Proteins found in one Geomonas subterranea genomic segment:
- a CDS encoding ATP phosphoribosyltransferase regulatory subunit produces MTNPACIEAPLPKGVSDFLPETADKITFIADSIHRVFELWGFRRMITPLLEFEDVLALGMGDELRSKTFRFDDRQTGRLLAIPPDITPQVARIVATRMHSLPLPHRIYYSGRVLRQAQMQSGRSREIFQSGVELIGLNSPEADAEMVAMAVEVLKNLGFNGFKIDLGQVEFYRGIMDASGLSPQVQRQLQEAISKKEVTAVRSILEAAGAPDRVKEEIALLPRLYGGREVLKEAARIAGNERSRRALDNITQVVEILDIYGVADHLTIDLGEIRGLDYHTGITFEGFVPGVGEAVCSGGRYDDLTEKYGYPAHATGFAFNILALLASMSKRPEVEASSSRDFLVFNKKDERREALEVAQKLRSLGFTCARDIIKRDFESSLEYAKKMDIRMLLVIGAEQCAADQLYLVRVADRRAVTVSKQELFDKGLDLKFDLQGENHG; encoded by the coding sequence CGACAGCATCCATCGAGTCTTCGAACTCTGGGGCTTCAGGCGCATGATCACCCCCCTGCTCGAGTTCGAAGATGTACTGGCCCTGGGCATGGGTGACGAACTGCGCAGCAAGACCTTCCGCTTCGACGACCGCCAGACCGGCAGGCTTTTGGCCATACCTCCGGACATCACGCCGCAGGTGGCGCGCATCGTCGCCACCAGGATGCACTCGCTTCCCCTGCCCCACCGGATCTATTATTCCGGCCGCGTGCTCAGGCAGGCGCAGATGCAGTCGGGCAGAAGCCGCGAGATCTTCCAGTCCGGCGTCGAGCTGATCGGGCTGAACTCCCCCGAAGCGGACGCCGAGATGGTCGCCATGGCGGTCGAGGTGCTGAAGAACCTCGGTTTCAACGGCTTCAAGATCGACCTCGGCCAGGTGGAGTTCTACCGCGGCATCATGGACGCCTCCGGGCTCTCACCTCAGGTGCAGAGGCAGCTGCAGGAGGCCATCAGCAAGAAGGAGGTCACCGCGGTACGCTCGATCCTGGAGGCGGCCGGGGCTCCGGACCGTGTCAAGGAGGAGATCGCGCTCCTTCCCAGGCTCTACGGCGGCCGCGAGGTGCTCAAGGAAGCCGCCCGCATCGCCGGCAACGAACGCTCGCGCCGGGCGCTGGACAACATCACCCAGGTGGTGGAGATCCTCGACATATACGGCGTCGCCGACCACCTCACCATCGACCTGGGCGAGATCCGCGGGCTCGACTACCACACCGGGATCACCTTCGAGGGATTTGTCCCCGGCGTCGGCGAGGCGGTCTGCAGTGGCGGGCGCTACGACGACCTCACCGAGAAGTACGGCTACCCGGCGCACGCCACCGGGTTCGCCTTCAACATCCTCGCGCTTTTGGCCAGCATGTCCAAGAGGCCGGAGGTGGAAGCCTCCAGCAGCCGCGACTTCCTGGTCTTCAACAAAAAGGACGAGCGCCGCGAGGCGCTGGAAGTGGCGCAGAAGCTGAGAAGCCTCGGCTTCACCTGCGCCAGGGACATCATCAAGCGCGACTTCGAGAGCTCGCTTGAGTACGCGAAGAAGATGGACATCCGGATGCTCCTGGTGATCGGTGCCGAACAGTGCGCGGCCGACCAGCTTTACCTGGTCAGGGTCGCCGACCGTCGCGCCGTGACCGTGAGCAAGCAGGAGTTGTTCGATAAAGGTCTCGATTTGAAATTCGATCTGCAAGGGGAGAATCATGGCTAA
- a CDS encoding adenylosuccinate synthase: MANVVVIGAQWGDEGKGKVVDIYTEYADDVVRYQGGNNAGHTLVVGDEKVILHLIPSGILHEGKRCVIGNGVVLDPEVFIMEITRLKSNGYLKDDGMLLLSEALHIIMPYHKRIDIARERNSGAKKIGTTGRGIGPAYEDKIGRRGIRLMDLLDEKAFTRKVKEVLDEKNLILTQLLGDQPFTFEEIYNEYMGYAETLRKYAADTSLLLHKDIKAGKSLLFEGAQGTLLDVDHGTYPYVTSSSTCSGGACTGSGVSPREIHEVIGISKAYATRVGSGPFPTELLDETGEALRQAGREFGSTTGRPRRCGWFDALVARYAVRVNGLSGIAITKLDVLTGLDTIKVCTAYKYNDQILDEIPASLEVMEQCTPVYEELPGWTEDITGAKSLAELPKNAQDYVARVEALSGAPVVLVSVGPRRDETIVLRNPFERG; the protein is encoded by the coding sequence ATGGCTAACGTCGTTGTAATTGGTGCCCAGTGGGGCGATGAGGGCAAAGGCAAGGTCGTCGACATCTATACGGAATATGCCGACGACGTGGTACGTTACCAGGGGGGGAACAACGCCGGACACACGCTGGTGGTTGGGGACGAGAAGGTCATCCTGCACCTGATCCCGTCCGGCATCCTGCATGAAGGGAAGCGCTGCGTGATCGGCAACGGCGTCGTGCTCGACCCGGAAGTCTTCATCATGGAGATCACCCGTCTGAAGAGCAACGGGTACCTGAAGGATGACGGCATGCTGCTCCTCTCCGAGGCGCTGCACATCATCATGCCGTACCACAAGCGGATCGACATCGCCCGCGAGAGGAACTCCGGCGCCAAGAAGATCGGCACCACCGGCCGCGGCATCGGTCCCGCCTACGAAGACAAGATCGGCCGCCGCGGCATCCGCCTCATGGACCTCCTCGACGAGAAGGCCTTCACCCGCAAGGTGAAAGAGGTGCTCGACGAGAAGAACCTGATCCTCACCCAGCTTTTGGGCGACCAGCCGTTCACCTTCGAGGAGATCTACAACGAGTACATGGGGTACGCCGAGACGCTGAGGAAGTACGCGGCCGACACCTCGCTGCTCTTGCACAAGGACATCAAGGCAGGCAAGAGCCTCCTTTTCGAAGGGGCCCAGGGGACCCTGCTCGACGTGGACCACGGCACCTACCCGTACGTCACCTCCTCCTCCACCTGCTCCGGCGGCGCTTGCACCGGCAGCGGCGTCTCCCCCAGGGAGATCCACGAGGTGATCGGCATCTCCAAGGCCTACGCGACCCGCGTCGGTAGCGGCCCCTTCCCGACCGAGCTTCTGGACGAGACCGGCGAGGCGCTGCGCCAGGCCGGACGCGAGTTCGGCTCCACCACCGGGCGTCCGCGCCGCTGCGGTTGGTTCGACGCGCTCGTGGCGCGCTACGCGGTGCGCGTGAACGGCCTCTCCGGCATCGCCATCACAAAACTCGACGTCCTGACCGGTCTTGACACCATCAAGGTCTGCACCGCGTACAAGTACAACGACCAGATCCTGGACGAGATCCCGGCGAGCCTCGAGGTGATGGAGCAGTGCACCCCGGTCTACGAGGAACTCCCCGGCTGGACCGAGGATATCACCGGCGCGAAGAGCCTCGCCGAGCTCCCGAAGAACGCCCAGGACTACGTGGCGCGCGTCGAGGCGCTCTCCGGAGCCCCGGTGGTGCTGGTTTCCGTCGGCCCGCGCCGCGATGAAACCATCGTGCTCAGGAACCCGTTCGAGCGCGGTTGA
- a CDS encoding MFS transporter has protein sequence MTSTDTAGHIQQSVLKHEPFRLFWLARVCSSVALQMQAVAVGWQIYALTGSVFYLGLVGLAQFLPMFLLTLAVGHVADRYDRRRIAGTCQILEGFALALLALGSHGGWLHKDGILAIVFVAGALRAFEGPTMLALVPWLVPQEMIPRASAWSASANQTASIAGPALGGLLYALGPTTVYASASFLFLAASLLLSRIRLDRAPAKREPATLRSLFAGIAFIRSRQEILGAISLDLFAVLLGGATALLPVFARDILHTGPLGLGLLRAAPALGALGVSLFLARHPLRHRVGRIMFLSVFLFGVATVIFGISASFPVSMAALMVLGAADIVSVVIRASLVQIETPDEMRGRVSAVNSMFIGTSNQLGEFESGVTAALFGTVPAVLIGGVGTMVVVLLWMRLFPRLLQVDKLGE, from the coding sequence ATGACATCCACCGATACGGCAGGACACATCCAGCAATCAGTGTTGAAACATGAACCGTTCCGGCTTTTCTGGCTGGCGCGGGTCTGCTCGTCGGTCGCGCTGCAGATGCAGGCGGTGGCCGTGGGGTGGCAGATCTATGCCCTCACGGGCTCGGTCTTCTATCTCGGCCTGGTAGGCCTGGCACAGTTCCTCCCCATGTTCCTGCTGACGCTGGCAGTGGGGCACGTGGCCGACCGCTACGACAGAAGGCGCATCGCTGGCACCTGCCAAATACTGGAAGGGTTCGCGCTCGCGTTGCTCGCCCTCGGCTCCCATGGCGGCTGGCTGCACAAGGACGGGATCCTGGCCATCGTCTTCGTGGCTGGGGCGCTGCGCGCCTTCGAGGGGCCGACCATGCTGGCGCTGGTCCCCTGGCTGGTGCCCCAGGAAATGATTCCGCGCGCCTCGGCCTGGTCCGCATCGGCCAACCAGACCGCCAGCATCGCGGGCCCCGCCCTGGGGGGGCTTCTCTACGCCCTCGGCCCCACCACCGTCTACGCCAGCGCCTCGTTCCTTTTTCTCGCGGCGAGCCTGCTTCTGTCCCGCATCCGCCTCGACCGCGCGCCGGCGAAGCGAGAGCCTGCGACGCTGCGCTCCCTCTTCGCCGGGATCGCCTTCATAAGGAGCCGCCAGGAGATCCTGGGCGCGATCTCGCTCGACCTCTTCGCCGTCCTCCTCGGCGGCGCCACGGCGCTCCTGCCGGTCTTCGCCAGGGACATCCTGCATACCGGGCCACTGGGGCTTGGGCTTTTGCGCGCCGCCCCGGCCCTCGGGGCGCTCGGGGTCTCGCTGTTCCTGGCCCGCCATCCGCTGCGGCACCGTGTGGGGCGCATCATGTTCCTGAGCGTATTTTTGTTCGGCGTCGCCACGGTGATCTTCGGGATCTCCGCCTCGTTCCCCGTCTCCATGGCCGCGCTGATGGTCCTCGGCGCGGCAGATATCGTGAGCGTGGTGATACGGGCGTCCCTGGTGCAGATCGAGACGCCCGACGAGATGCGCGGCAGGGTGAGTGCCGTGAACTCGATGTTCATCGGCACCTCGAACCAACTGGGGGAGTTCGAGTCCGGCGTCACGGCCGCCCTCTTCGGCACCGTCCCGGCGGTGCTGATCGGCGGGGTCGGCACCATGGTCGTGGTGCTCTTGTGGATGCGGCTCTTCCCGAGACTTTTGCAGGTGGACAAGCTGGGGGAGTAG
- the elbB gene encoding isoprenoid biosynthesis glyoxalase ElbB, with translation MKKIGVILSGCGVRDGSEIHEAVLTLLAIDSNGAKAVCLAPDIELDEVNHLTMQETGAKRKVLVEAARIARGDIADVKTATAAELDAIVLPGGFGAAKNLCSFAFDGPNGSVQPDVLKLIRDMAAAKKPICAICIAPAVVALALGKDLAPRLTIGNDPGTAQAISATGSSHVECAATECVVDRDHLIVSTPAYMLAGGISEAAKGIDKAIKATLELTR, from the coding sequence ATGAAGAAGATAGGCGTAATACTCTCTGGCTGCGGCGTCCGTGACGGAAGCGAGATACATGAGGCAGTACTGACCCTCCTTGCCATCGACAGCAATGGCGCCAAGGCCGTCTGCCTTGCCCCCGACATCGAACTGGACGAGGTGAACCACCTGACCATGCAGGAGACCGGTGCCAAGAGGAAGGTGCTGGTCGAGGCGGCCCGCATCGCGCGCGGCGACATCGCCGACGTGAAAACCGCTACGGCGGCTGAACTCGACGCCATCGTCCTTCCCGGCGGCTTCGGCGCGGCCAAAAACCTGTGCAGCTTCGCCTTCGATGGGCCCAACGGGAGCGTGCAGCCGGACGTACTCAAGCTGATCCGCGACATGGCGGCGGCGAAGAAGCCGATCTGCGCCATCTGCATCGCCCCGGCGGTGGTTGCCCTCGCCCTCGGCAAGGACCTCGCCCCCAGGCTGACCATAGGCAACGACCCGGGCACCGCCCAGGCCATCAGCGCCACCGGCAGCAGCCACGTGGAGTGCGCGGCCACCGAATGCGTGGTGGACCGTGACCACCTGATCGTTTCCACCCCCGCCTACATGCTGGCAGGCGGCATCTCCGAGGCGGCCAAGGGGATCGACAAGGCGATCAAGGCCACCCTGGAGCTGACCAGGTAG
- a CDS encoding outer membrane beta-barrel protein yields the protein MRKTLLLCAAALLLAAPMAGKASAEDLRGRIAISGKIGVSNPAESEVDTVNGRMVVSTDAGLTGGIGFLFGIDDNVAMEMEVSRTTFDASSFGDADVTDVSIGAQYRFPGRQHVVPYVGAGIDVLINDLDKKYTNTTVGAHVSGGLDCFMNRQVALNLEVKGVEAFKADVDGPNGTGKFDPSALSFTVGARFFFN from the coding sequence ATGCGTAAAACCTTACTGCTCTGCGCGGCGGCGCTGCTCCTGGCAGCCCCCATGGCAGGGAAAGCCTCCGCGGAGGATCTCAGAGGCAGGATCGCGATCAGCGGCAAGATCGGGGTGAGCAACCCCGCGGAATCCGAGGTCGACACCGTCAACGGCAGGATGGTGGTTTCCACCGATGCCGGGCTTACCGGCGGAATCGGCTTTCTGTTCGGCATCGACGACAACGTCGCCATGGAGATGGAGGTGAGCCGCACCACCTTCGACGCGTCCAGCTTCGGCGATGCCGACGTGACCGACGTCTCCATCGGCGCCCAGTACCGCTTCCCCGGCCGGCAGCACGTGGTCCCCTACGTCGGCGCCGGAATCGACGTACTGATCAACGATCTGGACAAGAAGTACACCAACACCACGGTGGGCGCCCACGTAAGCGGCGGGCTCGACTGCTTCATGAACCGCCAGGTGGCACTGAACCTCGAGGTGAAAGGGGTGGAGGCCTTCAAGGCCGATGTCGACGGCCCCAACGGGACCGGCAAGTTCGATCCCTCCGCCCTCTCCTTCACGGTCGGGGCAAGGTTCTTCTTCAACTAG